The Coraliomargarita sinensis genome has a segment encoding these proteins:
- the ilvC gene encoding ketol-acid reductoisomerase — protein MPAKVYTDKDADLKVIKKKTLAIIGYGSQGHAHAQNLKESGLNVIIGLYPKSKSVKVAKSQGFEVYDTAEAVKKADVIMLAVPDMKQPEIYEKDILPNLEKGKTLAFTHGLAIHYGLIQPPKGVSVIMVAPKGPGHVVRSQYVEGKGVPALIAVLKGSSKDSKKIALAWAKGIGGTRAGVIQTTFKEECETDLFGEQAVLCGGASALVLAGFETLVEAGYQPEMAYFECLHELKLIVDLMVESGLSGMRFSVSETAEWGDYISGPRVINASSKKAMKAILKDIQTGKFTKNWVKEYKEGLPNYKQYIKDGQNHQIEKTGQRLRSLMPWVKKRNIKGAQAAYN, from the coding sequence ATGCCTGCTAAAGTCTATACAGATAAGGATGCTGACCTTAAAGTAATCAAAAAGAAGACCCTCGCCATTATCGGCTACGGTTCTCAGGGCCACGCCCATGCCCAAAACCTTAAGGAGAGCGGCCTCAACGTGATCATCGGCCTCTACCCGAAGAGCAAGTCCGTCAAAGTTGCCAAGAGCCAGGGTTTTGAAGTTTACGATACTGCCGAAGCGGTAAAGAAAGCCGATGTGATCATGCTGGCTGTACCGGACATGAAGCAGCCGGAAATTTACGAGAAGGACATCCTTCCAAACCTCGAAAAGGGCAAGACACTCGCATTCACTCACGGCCTGGCCATTCATTATGGACTGATCCAACCGCCGAAGGGCGTTAGTGTCATCATGGTCGCTCCCAAGGGTCCGGGGCACGTGGTCCGCAGCCAGTATGTCGAAGGCAAAGGTGTGCCGGCTCTGATCGCCGTACTGAAGGGCTCTTCCAAAGACTCCAAGAAGATCGCCCTGGCTTGGGCCAAGGGTATCGGCGGCACACGTGCCGGCGTGATTCAAACTACGTTCAAGGAAGAATGTGAAACCGACCTTTTCGGCGAACAAGCCGTTCTCTGCGGCGGTGCTTCCGCACTCGTTCTTGCCGGCTTTGAAACACTTGTCGAGGCTGGCTACCAACCGGAAATGGCATACTTCGAGTGCTTGCACGAACTCAAACTGATCGTCGACCTGATGGTTGAATCCGGTCTTTCCGGTATGCGCTTCTCCGTTTCCGAGACTGCGGAATGGGGTGACTACATCTCCGGCCCTCGTGTCATCAATGCCTCTTCCAAGAAGGCAATGAAGGCGATCCTGAAGGATATCCAGACCGGCAAGTTCACCAAAAACTGGGTCAAGGAATACAAGGAAGGTCTGCCCAACTACAAGCAGTACATCAAGGACGGCCAGAACCACCAAATCGAAAAGACCGGCCAGCGGCTCCGCTCGCTTATGCCGTGGGTCAAAAAGCGCAACATCAAGGGCGCTCAGGCTGCTTACAACTAA
- the hemC gene encoding hydroxymethylbilane synthase, with translation MSSPIYIATRKSPLAVKQTDYVVSWLKDKLPEDQFEQLQLSTKIDERLNWSLEKRGGLGLFTKELEEALLDGRATLAVHSAKDLPTTLTGDLFIAGYLPRAKASDTLVKREACDKPASIASSSPRRRAQIGELYPEAEWTTIRGNVATRLRKIADGEADASILAAAGLARLEIHTHEGLEFIELPFDECVPAPGQAAIAIQCRESELEKYRELFCEKTKLAVTLEREFLHRLGGGCQTPVGAHYDGKVFYIYHPDIGFTTFEFELNNIIDIEAVLPAIMDDLKL, from the coding sequence ATGTCCTCACCCATTTATATCGCCACTCGAAAAAGCCCGCTTGCCGTAAAGCAAACGGACTACGTCGTCAGTTGGCTCAAGGATAAGCTACCCGAAGACCAATTCGAGCAGTTGCAGCTTTCGACGAAGATCGATGAGCGGTTGAACTGGTCTTTGGAAAAACGCGGCGGGCTCGGGCTCTTTACCAAGGAACTTGAAGAGGCCCTTCTCGACGGACGTGCCACGCTGGCGGTTCACAGTGCGAAAGACCTGCCGACCACCTTGACCGGAGACTTGTTTATCGCCGGCTATCTCCCCCGAGCCAAGGCCAGTGATACCTTGGTCAAACGTGAGGCTTGTGACAAACCTGCCAGTATCGCATCAAGCAGCCCTCGTCGCCGCGCCCAGATCGGGGAGCTTTATCCGGAAGCGGAGTGGACCACGATTCGCGGCAATGTCGCCACCCGCCTGCGGAAGATTGCTGACGGCGAGGCCGATGCCTCGATTCTGGCGGCGGCCGGGCTGGCGCGACTGGAAATTCACACGCATGAGGGCCTGGAATTTATCGAACTCCCATTTGATGAATGTGTACCCGCCCCCGGACAGGCTGCGATTGCCATCCAATGCCGGGAATCTGAACTTGAGAAATACCGCGAGCTCTTTTGCGAGAAGACCAAACTAGCCGTAACACTGGAACGCGAGTTCCTCCATCGTCTGGGTGGCGGCTGCCAGACACCGGTCGGCGCGCATTACGACGGTAAGGTTTTTTACATCTACCACCCCGACATCGGCTTTACGACCTTCGAATTCGAACTGAACAACATTATTGATATCGAGGCGGTCCTGCCTGCGATCATGGATGATTTGAAACTCTGA
- the cobA gene encoding uroporphyrinogen-III C-methyltransferase, which produces MAKNGKVFLIGAGPGDPGLVTVRARELIEQADVIVYDYLANPKLLDWSRGDAERIYVGKSSGRHSIPQDEIEELLVDRASKGMKVVRLKGGDPFVFGRGGEEVSELETDQIDYEIVPGVTAALAAAAYAGIPLSHRDYSSSITFLTGHENPEKQTLSIDFRSYGKNTGTLCIYMGIGQLARIVSELQEGGMSGDMPVAIIEWATLNRQRSIQGTLNTITDDLERSGLGAPAIVVIGEVVAHRSKTEWFEGRPLFGKRIVVTRAREQAGQLSRMLEDNGAEVIELPFIKVEPSFDQKLLTEVLAGIAVYEWVIFTSANGVKTFFDLFYRAYDDIRCLGPMRIAAVGAATAREIEKHKLKVDLVPKKANAKALAKELIENEGVESVQVLVITGNQNREELVQSLETEARAIVDTLPLYQTSKTNLTNEPAAARYRAEGADAVLFTSSSTVKSFVEQRTALTLEKSARKPVYGSIGPMTSKTLQELDLPLGFEAPQSSLDHFVVETIAHLNQQA; this is translated from the coding sequence ATGGCTAAAAATGGAAAAGTATTCTTAATTGGTGCCGGCCCCGGAGATCCCGGTCTCGTGACCGTGCGCGCCCGCGAGCTCATCGAACAGGCGGATGTCATCGTGTACGACTATCTGGCCAACCCCAAGCTGCTCGACTGGTCCCGCGGGGATGCTGAGCGCATCTATGTGGGTAAAAGCTCGGGGCGCCACTCCATCCCTCAGGATGAAATCGAAGAACTACTTGTGGACCGCGCGAGTAAAGGGATGAAAGTCGTCCGACTGAAAGGAGGAGATCCCTTCGTTTTCGGACGTGGCGGTGAAGAAGTCAGCGAACTCGAGACCGATCAGATCGATTACGAAATCGTACCTGGTGTGACGGCCGCACTTGCGGCTGCGGCTTATGCAGGCATTCCCCTCTCCCACCGTGACTACAGTTCCTCCATTACCTTTCTAACCGGGCACGAAAATCCGGAGAAACAGACTTTAAGCATCGATTTCCGGTCTTACGGCAAAAACACCGGTACACTTTGTATTTATATGGGAATCGGACAACTCGCACGTATTGTTAGCGAGTTGCAGGAAGGCGGGATGTCCGGTGATATGCCAGTCGCCATTATCGAATGGGCAACGCTCAACCGACAGCGCTCCATTCAGGGAACATTGAATACCATCACGGATGACCTTGAACGCTCCGGCCTGGGCGCACCGGCGATCGTGGTGATCGGCGAAGTCGTGGCCCACCGCTCCAAAACCGAATGGTTCGAAGGCCGACCACTCTTCGGCAAACGGATCGTGGTGACCCGTGCCCGTGAGCAGGCGGGGCAATTATCCAGAATGCTGGAAGACAACGGCGCGGAGGTCATCGAACTTCCTTTTATTAAAGTGGAGCCAAGTTTCGATCAGAAGCTCTTGACCGAAGTGTTGGCCGGCATCGCCGTCTATGAATGGGTCATCTTTACCAGTGCGAATGGGGTGAAAACCTTCTTTGACCTTTTTTACCGCGCTTATGATGACATCCGCTGCCTTGGGCCGATGCGCATTGCCGCCGTCGGCGCCGCCACCGCTCGCGAAATCGAAAAACATAAGTTAAAAGTCGACCTCGTTCCAAAAAAAGCCAACGCCAAAGCCCTGGCGAAAGAGCTGATCGAAAATGAGGGAGTTGAGAGTGTCCAGGTGTTGGTCATTACCGGTAACCAAAACCGGGAGGAACTCGTCCAAAGCCTTGAAACGGAGGCGAGGGCCATCGTCGATACCTTACCACTTTATCAGACCAGCAAGACCAACCTGACAAATGAACCGGCCGCAGCACGCTACCGCGCAGAAGGTGCGGACGCCGTGCTCTTCACCAGTTCCTCCACGGTTAAATCCTTCGTCGAGCAGCGGACGGCCCTCACCCTCGAAAAAAGTGCCCGGAAGCCCGTGTACGGCAGTATCGGGCCCATGACCAGCAAGACATTGCAGGAACTCGATTTACCGCTTGGCTTTGAGGCGCCGCAATCCAGTCTGGATCATTTCGTCGTCGAGACAATTGCACACCTGAACCAACAAGCTTAA
- a CDS encoding peptidylprolyl isomerase — MPNVILETTQGSIEFELFDDVAPKTCENFTTHIKNGYYNGIIFHRIIEEFMIQGGDPTGSGMGGESIWGKPFEDECARDLAFDKPGLLAMANAGPGTNGSQFFITTVATPWLHMKHTIFGEVVNGMDVVEKLEKVEKGPGDRPVEDQKIISAKVVE, encoded by the coding sequence ATGCCCAACGTCATTCTCGAAACCACTCAAGGTAGCATCGAATTCGAACTTTTCGACGATGTCGCTCCGAAGACCTGCGAAAACTTCACCACTCATATCAAGAACGGCTATTATAACGGAATTATCTTCCACCGTATCATTGAGGAATTCATGATTCAAGGTGGCGATCCGACCGGGTCAGGCATGGGCGGAGAATCCATTTGGGGCAAGCCATTCGAGGATGAATGCGCACGCGACCTCGCTTTCGACAAGCCCGGCCTTCTTGCCATGGCCAACGCCGGCCCCGGCACCAATGGCAGCCAATTCTTTATTACGACTGTCGCGACCCCATGGTTGCATATGAAACACACCATCTTCGGAGAAGTCGTCAACGGCATGGACGTGGTCGAGAAACTCGAAAAAGTGGAAAAGGGTCCCGGTGACCGTCCCGTCGAGGACCAGAAGATCATTAGTGCGAAAGTCGTCGAATAA
- a CDS encoding alpha/beta fold hydrolase produces MARRSRSAPHMTTQSNSPTILALHGFTGLGTDFAPFATLCGGNWRYPNLPGHGPPPQPDCTPETILSFVETERSAFNTEDSTPHVLLGYSMGARAALLHACRHPAAWDALILISPNPGIEDETERARRRDVDEKLAQRIELHGVERFIEFWQNTPMIRSQKKIREDWRSGMQIKRKEHTAAGLAASLRQFGQGSCPNLWPELAKLNIPILLISGSEDGKYVRIAERMLHALAEAVCETIEGAGHMPHLEEPKISAEIISDFLSNL; encoded by the coding sequence ATGGCACGCCGTAGTCGCAGTGCCCCCCACATGACGACTCAAAGCAATTCCCCCACTATTCTAGCCCTGCACGGCTTCACAGGATTAGGGACTGATTTTGCGCCATTCGCCACGTTGTGCGGGGGGAACTGGCGCTACCCCAACCTCCCGGGGCACGGGCCGCCCCCTCAGCCCGATTGCACGCCGGAAACAATCCTCAGCTTCGTAGAAACGGAACGTTCCGCGTTCAATACCGAGGACTCAACACCTCATGTACTACTTGGCTACTCCATGGGTGCTCGCGCGGCACTACTCCATGCCTGCAGACATCCGGCCGCATGGGACGCGCTGATACTCATCAGTCCCAATCCCGGGATTGAAGATGAAACCGAGCGTGCAAGGCGCAGAGATGTGGATGAAAAGCTAGCTCAGCGGATCGAGCTGCATGGCGTGGAACGCTTTATCGAGTTCTGGCAGAACACCCCCATGATACGCAGCCAGAAGAAAATCCGCGAAGACTGGCGCAGCGGCATGCAAATTAAGAGAAAAGAGCATACCGCGGCAGGGCTCGCGGCCAGTCTTCGCCAGTTTGGTCAAGGCAGTTGCCCCAACCTATGGCCTGAACTCGCCAAGCTGAACATCCCTATCCTGCTGATCAGCGGCAGCGAGGACGGGAAATACGTAAGGATCGCAGAACGTATGCTTCACGCGCTAGCTGAGGCTGTGTGCGAGACAATAGAGGGTGCCGGTCATATGCCCCATTTGGAGGAACCCAAAATCAGCGCAGAGATAATCAGTGACTTCCTAAGCAATCTTTGA
- a CDS encoding DUF4136 domain-containing protein, with translation MKYKLIIALVSVLLAGCVSNSPHSEFVKSITFSSLESFSFKHTLVTGMDFRESEEQLLENLSEEVLVSELEKRGFEPVETGSDFYVVAKWNKAVSSYPDAFDSIDGPAASLNRRDNPSYRFASRLHLTVEIYETATRNLFWRKELPNIFDAVQFTEERVVESLQRAVKNFPERIKKDPSLPDIE, from the coding sequence ATGAAATATAAACTGATTATCGCTTTAGTCTCAGTGTTGTTAGCCGGTTGTGTCAGTAACAGTCCTCATTCGGAGTTTGTAAAATCCATCACGTTCTCCTCTCTGGAGAGCTTTAGCTTCAAGCACACTTTAGTCACTGGAATGGATTTCAGGGAATCTGAAGAGCAATTGCTGGAAAATCTTTCAGAGGAAGTTCTGGTCTCTGAATTGGAAAAGCGCGGATTTGAACCGGTGGAGACAGGTAGTGATTTCTATGTGGTCGCCAAGTGGAATAAAGCCGTCAGCAGTTATCCGGATGCTTTTGACAGCATCGACGGGCCAGCCGCTTCACTCAACCGAAGGGACAACCCGAGCTACCGTTTCGCCTCACGCCTGCACCTCACGGTGGAAATTTACGAGACTGCCACCCGTAACCTTTTCTGGAGAAAAGAGCTGCCCAATATTTTTGATGCCGTTCAATTCACAGAGGAGCGTGTCGTCGAATCGCTTCAGCGTGCGGTGAAAAACTTTCCGGAACGTATCAAGAAGGACCCTTCGCTTCCGGACATAGAGTAG
- a CDS encoding metallophosphoesterase, with translation MNELTGLGMTDVASKPRHWRVWLVGGVSLFAVLAVVLIRNYLFVSDGMLNPDFSLIHDAYDFNLWYLPLGLLVISLLFAGLSVTWTSLRKPLFSLCGIYIFLAVDLFVLRYYVTHVEPEKLVLRKVRIETPKLKAPVRILHISDIQAGSIGEYEEKIFARIAELDPDLILNTGDYIQEVPPATFESELPKLVDLIRTLNPKYGIYGVFGDTELELYRVPEESLEPLEMLSSRTARIDTTGGVLSVHGLSLYESNKAEWAERSVDPWLEQSEEFEFRILMGHSPDYAMGMTERPIDLCLAGHTHGGQVRLPVVGPLTTYSNVPKEWARGFRRIGIPYLNVSAGAGSNRRHGLPPIRFNCPTEMTLIELVPLHSIR, from the coding sequence ATGAATGAGTTAACCGGACTGGGGATGACCGACGTCGCTTCGAAGCCACGGCACTGGCGTGTCTGGTTGGTTGGCGGCGTGAGCCTTTTTGCGGTCCTTGCCGTCGTCCTGATTCGGAACTATTTGTTTGTCAGCGATGGAATGTTGAATCCTGACTTTTCTCTGATTCATGATGCCTACGATTTTAATCTCTGGTACTTGCCGCTAGGGCTACTTGTCATCAGCTTGTTGTTCGCGGGTTTGAGCGTCACCTGGACCAGTCTTCGCAAGCCGTTGTTTTCTCTCTGTGGTATCTACATTTTTTTGGCTGTGGATTTGTTTGTGCTTCGTTACTACGTGACACATGTCGAACCCGAGAAACTCGTGTTACGGAAAGTTCGAATTGAAACTCCAAAGCTGAAAGCACCGGTTCGCATTTTACACATTTCGGACATACAGGCCGGATCGATCGGGGAGTATGAAGAAAAAATCTTCGCGCGTATCGCAGAATTGGATCCGGATCTGATTCTCAACACCGGTGATTACATACAGGAGGTGCCACCGGCTACTTTTGAAAGCGAACTGCCCAAGCTCGTTGACTTGATCCGCACGCTGAACCCCAAGTATGGAATCTATGGTGTTTTTGGGGATACGGAACTGGAGCTTTATCGCGTGCCGGAAGAATCGCTTGAGCCACTCGAGATGCTTTCATCCCGTACTGCCAGAATAGATACGACCGGAGGGGTGCTCAGCGTGCACGGCCTTAGTCTCTATGAATCGAACAAAGCGGAATGGGCCGAAAGGTCTGTCGACCCATGGCTGGAACAGTCGGAGGAATTCGAGTTTCGCATTCTGATGGGGCATTCCCCCGATTATGCTATGGGGATGACTGAGAGGCCTATCGATCTCTGTCTGGCTGGCCACACGCATGGCGGTCAGGTCCGTTTGCCTGTCGTCGGACCACTCACGACTTACAGCAATGTTCCCAAGGAGTGGGCCCGCGGCTTCAGGCGTATAGGTATCCCGTATTTGAACGTCTCGGCCGGGGCTGGTTCGAATCGCCGTCATGGCTTGCCGCCCATTCGCTTTAACTGCCCGACGGAAATGACTTTAATCGAACTCGTACCGCTTCACAGCATCCGTTAA
- a CDS encoding abscisic acid-deficient protein Aba4 family protein, which translates to MPIWLIEVFGAGDLDSTFILLLLMTGPVWVAMVAFPQSRLVRSLAQPYLLPPLYCIVLFVLLWKSHQSAVLPDPYAPITYESAREFSRHPISFLALFCNLQILNLTVGTVIYQKAMRSGMRAPIELLLCWFVGAVALILFALRLLVRKKSLT; encoded by the coding sequence ATGCCGATTTGGTTGATTGAAGTCTTTGGTGCCGGGGATCTGGATAGTACATTCATCCTCCTTCTTTTAATGACAGGGCCGGTGTGGGTGGCGATGGTGGCTTTCCCCCAATCCCGGCTCGTACGTTCACTGGCACAACCATATCTTTTACCTCCGCTTTATTGTATCGTTCTTTTTGTCCTTCTCTGGAAGTCCCACCAGTCTGCGGTTTTGCCGGATCCCTACGCGCCGATTACTTACGAATCCGCGCGTGAATTCTCGCGCCATCCGATTTCCTTTCTCGCTCTGTTTTGTAACCTGCAAATCCTCAACCTTACCGTAGGTACGGTGATTTATCAAAAGGCCATGCGGTCGGGCATGCGTGCTCCGATCGAGCTTTTGCTCTGCTGGTTTGTCGGCGCGGTGGCCTTGATCCTGTTTGCTCTGCGCCTCCTCGTCCGCAAGAAATCCCTGACATGA
- a CDS encoding phosphoribosylaminoimidazolesuccinocarboxamide synthase, whose amino-acid sequence MMSVNGLPYPLVAKGKVREVFDMGDALLMVATDRVSAFDVIMNEGLPGKGSLLTQISLYWFEQAAALTPHHLVDDHAERIKELARDYPDLEHRSMIVKKLKPLPIEAVVRGYLSGSGWKEYREKGKLFEYDLPQGLVESSQLPKPLFTPTTKAASGHDMPIHCADAAELIGEELFQRVHDLSIALYKMGVEKVADAGILLADTKFEFGTDESGELFLIDEILTPDSSRYWPKSEYQPGGPQPSYDKQFVRDYLESLEWDKTPPPPNLPDEVLKGTLERYIEAYTTIVV is encoded by the coding sequence ATGATGTCCGTCAATGGGCTGCCTTATCCGCTTGTCGCCAAAGGCAAGGTCCGTGAAGTCTTTGATATGGGCGACGCTCTTTTGATGGTGGCTACAGACCGGGTTTCTGCCTTTGACGTGATCATGAACGAGGGTCTGCCCGGTAAAGGAAGCCTGCTCACGCAGATCAGCCTTTATTGGTTTGAGCAGGCTGCCGCACTGACACCACACCATCTTGTTGATGATCATGCTGAGCGAATCAAGGAGTTGGCGCGTGACTATCCCGATCTGGAGCATCGCAGCATGATCGTGAAGAAATTAAAACCCTTGCCTATAGAAGCCGTAGTGCGGGGCTATCTTTCCGGCTCGGGTTGGAAAGAATACCGCGAGAAGGGTAAACTGTTCGAATATGATTTACCTCAAGGTCTGGTGGAGAGCAGCCAACTTCCCAAGCCGCTCTTCACCCCAACCACCAAGGCGGCCAGTGGCCACGACATGCCTATTCATTGTGCCGATGCAGCTGAGTTGATTGGTGAGGAGCTTTTCCAAAGGGTGCATGACCTGAGCATTGCACTCTACAAGATGGGCGTTGAGAAGGTAGCCGACGCCGGTATTCTCCTTGCGGATACAAAGTTTGAATTCGGCACAGACGAATCGGGCGAACTTTTTCTCATTGATGAGATTTTAACGCCGGATTCATCACGTTATTGGCCGAAGTCCGAGTATCAACCCGGTGGGCCTCAGCCTTCCTATGACAAGCAGTTCGTGCGCGACTATCTTGAGTCATTGGAATGGGACAAGACGCCACCGCCCCCGAATTTACCCGATGAGGTGCTTAAAGGCACACTTGAGCGTTACATCGAAGCTTACACGACGATTGTTGTGTAA
- a CDS encoding recombinase family protein — protein sequence MRCLAYARVSTEEQTHGDYSSIDNQQRIMRSQVECREGQGWKLVHEVTDPGRSGSSLDRPGMREIIDLIRAEEIDLVIVLRIDRLTRSIKDFYHLWEAMEAHGVELFSCTENIDTSSPLGKAVLNIILTFAEFEREMTAERVREKQIEEVKEGKKHPGMAPYGYENDGNRSLRSNSEEAKVVKKIYDWVLKGDLPACVANKLNEKGHRTRSRNYNRKDGSTRVGGKKWTADKVQRIVRNPVYKGFQVAPGGTEEYKGRWSGLVSPEIWDAAQKCLDSTRPIPLESRSNKHEMLLKGKLFCGHCGQAMSPKPGGKPDKDGNPRNYYVCQNVISYGRGSDCAIRNLPGKAIDDFLVEIIGEFGKHPEIIKETLANTQKEAKRSTRPLKSELARLRKAIKEREGELDASRRILKQSKGKLRKFELEEAERIAESLEGLNREKSVIEAQIKHSEGHLLNEHMVAEALGNFSEVFESLDFQDRSRLMELLIEKVRVTAIDPEKDKIPSKLGVYDLQIRTSCYRIDVDFCIKALFQEIWNKAVKSSYLNENGLP from the coding sequence GTGCGCTGCCTCGCCTACGCCAGAGTGAGCACAGAGGAGCAGACGCACGGCGATTATTCGAGCATCGACAATCAGCAACGGATCATGCGCTCCCAAGTAGAATGCAGGGAAGGGCAGGGATGGAAGCTTGTTCATGAAGTCACAGACCCGGGGCGAAGCGGGTCATCGCTTGATCGCCCCGGAATGCGCGAAATTATTGATCTGATACGCGCTGAAGAGATCGACCTCGTCATCGTGTTGCGAATCGACCGACTGACGCGCTCGATCAAGGACTTCTACCATCTTTGGGAGGCCATGGAAGCCCATGGTGTTGAACTTTTTTCATGCACGGAGAACATCGACACGTCCAGCCCACTCGGCAAAGCCGTCCTTAATATCATTCTGACATTTGCTGAATTTGAGCGGGAAATGACTGCAGAGCGTGTCCGTGAGAAGCAAATCGAAGAAGTCAAGGAAGGGAAAAAGCATCCGGGGATGGCACCCTACGGCTATGAAAATGACGGAAATCGCTCCCTTCGGTCGAATTCTGAGGAAGCAAAGGTCGTCAAAAAGATCTACGACTGGGTCTTGAAGGGGGATTTACCCGCTTGCGTGGCCAATAAACTGAACGAAAAAGGCCACCGCACACGATCACGAAACTATAATCGAAAAGATGGCTCAACTCGCGTTGGCGGTAAGAAATGGACGGCTGACAAGGTCCAACGAATCGTTCGCAATCCCGTTTACAAAGGTTTTCAAGTGGCACCCGGGGGCACGGAGGAGTATAAAGGTAGATGGAGCGGCTTGGTTAGTCCCGAAATCTGGGATGCGGCACAGAAGTGCTTGGACAGCACTCGTCCGATTCCACTGGAATCCCGGTCGAATAAGCACGAAATGCTGCTGAAGGGTAAGTTGTTTTGTGGACACTGTGGCCAAGCGATGTCGCCGAAACCGGGAGGCAAGCCGGATAAAGATGGTAATCCCAGAAACTATTATGTCTGTCAGAATGTCATATCCTACGGTAGAGGCTCCGATTGTGCGATAAGGAACCTTCCCGGAAAGGCGATTGATGACTTCCTGGTCGAAATAATCGGTGAATTTGGGAAACACCCCGAGATCATCAAAGAAACGCTCGCCAATACTCAAAAAGAGGCAAAACGATCGACCAGACCTCTAAAGTCAGAGCTTGCTCGGCTACGAAAGGCCATCAAGGAGCGGGAAGGGGAACTGGATGCTTCCAGGCGTATTCTAAAGCAGTCCAAAGGGAAGTTGCGTAAATTCGAGCTCGAAGAGGCAGAGCGGATCGCTGAGAGCCTGGAAGGACTAAATCGAGAGAAGTCCGTCATCGAGGCTCAGATTAAGCACAGCGAGGGGCATTTGCTGAACGAGCACATGGTGGCAGAGGCGCTCGGTAACTTTTCGGAGGTGTTTGAGAGTCTAGACTTTCAGGATCGAAGCCGATTGATGGAACTCCTGATTGAGAAGGTCCGTGTAACAGCGATTGACCCTGAAAAAGACAAGATTCCTTCAAAACTGGGTGTTTACGACCTACAAATACGAACTTCGTGTTACCGGATCGACGTCGACTTCTGCATAAAGGCCTTATTCCAAGAGATTTGGAATAAGGCCGTTAAGAGTTCGTATTTAAACGAAAATGGCCTCCCGTAG
- a CDS encoding PD-(D/E)XK nuclease family protein, translated as MKVTDFSKGFSHSQIMTDLSPAVDVPLATYRFSAGDLCMKNSLNAGVRLHEAFAAYSTGSWFNPRYTGACQAIVGALADLGVREFDTEVPLHGTHLHGVADIVGHTSENRLVIADLKATLGEYALPPKAAELLQLASYALLAGDGPYRLICVRAALRQRRINVFEVDEQRVLKLMELIRVEITSERVAA; from the coding sequence ATGAAAGTGACTGATTTTTCAAAGGGTTTTTCCCATTCTCAAATAATGACGGACTTGTCCCCTGCCGTCGACGTACCGCTTGCCACTTACCGCTTTTCCGCAGGTGATCTCTGCATGAAAAACTCCTTGAATGCAGGCGTAAGGCTCCACGAAGCGTTCGCAGCATACTCCACTGGCTCTTGGTTCAACCCAAGGTACACTGGAGCCTGCCAAGCCATTGTTGGAGCACTAGCCGATCTTGGTGTCAGAGAATTTGATACAGAAGTCCCTCTCCATGGAACCCACCTTCACGGTGTCGCCGACATAGTTGGACATACATCTGAAAATAGATTAGTCATTGCGGATTTGAAGGCCACACTTGGCGAATATGCGCTCCCACCCAAGGCCGCCGAACTCCTCCAGCTCGCATCTTATGCCTTGCTGGCGGGAGACGGGCCATATCGCCTGATTTGCGTCAGGGCGGCTCTCCGGCAGAGGCGAATTAACGTTTTTGAAGTGGACGAGCAGAGAGTACTGAAATTGATGGAACTGATCCGCGTCGAGATAACTTCAGAGAGAGTGGCAGCCTAA
- a CDS encoding type II toxin-antitoxin system ParD family antitoxin: MNVSLTPKLEKLVEQLVAQGRYRSASEVVREGLRLLEIRESQLKPDSRSITGSKKK; encoded by the coding sequence ATGAATGTGTCCCTGACCCCGAAACTGGAGAAACTCGTCGAGCAGCTTGTAGCGCAAGGGCGCTACCGCTCAGCCAGTGAGGTTGTCCGTGAAGGGCTTCGTCTGCTCGAAATTCGGGAATCTCAACTCAAACCGGATTCAAGAAGTATTACAGGCTCCAAGAAAAAATAA